CCGCCCCGGAGCGGGACCTCTCGTCGGCGGCCCTGATCTCGTCGAACATAGTGCTCAGCCTACCCCTGACGTCCTCGGACAACCTTGCCATAGATGCGGTGTCGGCGGCGCAGCTTGAGATCAGGTCCGCCGAGGACCGGGCACTAGAGGCCACCTCCTGAATGGATGCATTCACCTGCTCCAAGGCAGCGGAGTTGTTCTCCGTCAGGTCGGACATCTCCACCACCGAGCCTCTTGCCTCGGTCATGGCGGCGTTTTGCTCCTCCGATATGGCCGCCAGTTCCTCGGACCTCTGAGAGGACAGGGAGGCCTCGGAGCTCACCGTCTCTATCGTCCCTCTCAGCATCTTCGCCATTCCACCGAGAGATGAGCTCACCGAGGAGATCTCGTCTCCCACTTTATCCTCAAAGCTCACCGTCAGATCCCCCTGGGCCATCTTTCCGATAGTCCCCACCATGACCCCCATTCTAAAGGTAATCCTCCTCACGATGGCAAAAATAACCAAAACGGTCACAAGAATACCGAGTCCCACCCCGGCGGCCACCTTAAACACCAAAGAGATCACCGAAGCCTTGAGATCGGCAACATAGAGTCCTGTGCCGTACCACCAACCCCAGGGGGAGTAGCTTTTTACGTAGGCCACCTTCTCCTCCACCTCGCCACTGTTGGAGTTGAGCCAGTGATAGGTCATCAAGCCCTCCCCCTCAGATGAGGAGGCGATGGCGGTCAGCCCCCTCTGAACCCATATTCCGTTGGCGTCCTGACTGTCCAACCGCTTTCCTCTCTCGTGGCCTTGAAAGGGGACCGTGACCCTCTGGTCCATATCGTATCCAAAAACATAGTCTTTGCCGTTATATTTCATGGAGGACACCCCCTCGGAGGCCAGCAGCTGGGCCTGCTCCCGGGAAAGCTCTCCGCTTTCCTCCATCCTCCCGTAATGTCTCACCACCCCATCGGCGACCTCCACCACCGATAGAACCGTGGCGACCCTCTGTCTATAGAGGGCATCGTAAGCCACCTTGTAGACCGTCAGGGAGATAGCCACCCCCAACAGCAAAAGGACCACCGACAGGGGAATCATCAAAGCGAACAACAGCCTTTTGCCTCGTTTTCTCATCCTAAGCCCTCCCTGAAAGATCGAAAATAAACTGTTTATTACATAATACACCGGAAGGACTAACGGGACAAAGTTTTTCTAAATTAGTCAACAGGGCTATAGTATGTTTTTGGTCGACCGCTTTTGCCGTCCTCGTGACGGCGCTCCCTCTGTATCTGACCTTTTCTGGCCAGATATTCCAGATATCGGTGGGCTGTAGGGTAGGCTATTCCCGCCCTCTGCCCGACCTCGGAGGCCGAAAGAGCGTCCGGTGAGGAGACCAAGACGTCCATAACCATCCGGGCGGTGGGCTCCGCCATGCCCTTCTGGCTGCTCTCCCAGCCTGCGGACTTACGATACCGGGACAGCTCGCCGTGAAGGGCGATCCTCGCTGAGAAATCCACCAATCTGACGGGCTTAGATACGAAATCGTCGGCCCCAGCGATAAACAAACCTCTGGCGACCTCCTGATCCTGCTCCACTGTGAGGGCTATTATCACCGTAGAGGTTGAGGTCTGCCTGGCCCTCCTTATAAGCTCAAGGCCACTCATAACCGGCATATGGTAGTCCACCAGGAGGATATCCACCATCCCCTCCTCGACCCATCCGAGAGCTGTGTGGGGATCGCTGGTGGTCCTGATCGACCATCCCTGAGAGGACGCCATAGCGTCCAGGGTGTAGAGTATTTCCTCGTCGTCGTCTACCGCACCAAGGGAAAAAATCATCGACTAGCACTCCTTTCGGTC
The uncultured Dethiosulfovibrio sp. genome window above contains:
- a CDS encoding methyl-accepting chemotaxis protein; protein product: MRKRGKRLLFALMIPLSVVLLLLGVAISLTVYKVAYDALYRQRVATVLSVVEVADGVVRHYGRMEESGELSREQAQLLASEGVSSMKYNGKDYVFGYDMDQRVTVPFQGHERGKRLDSQDANGIWVQRGLTAIASSSEGEGLMTYHWLNSNSGEVEEKVAYVKSYSPWGWWYGTGLYVADLKASVISLVFKVAAGVGLGILVTVLVIFAIVRRITFRMGVMVGTIGKMAQGDLTVSFEDKVGDEISSVSSSLGGMAKMLRGTIETVSSEASLSSQRSEELAAISEEQNAAMTEARGSVVEMSDLTENNSAALEQVNASIQEVASSARSSADLISSCAADTASMARLSEDVRGRLSTMFDEIRAADERSRSGAEGIGKLADSVRSISQFVETITTIADQTNLLALNAAIEAARAGEAGRGFAVVAEEVRKLSEESAQAAGRVGSMIDRLQSDSSEAMKVTGETVQAMERTAQEVSHARDGLIKTAELTVKLDDRMREIASQSEVQATSSDEMARAVDSLTNSAVRSVELMAAIRSATEQTERGAEDVAIKAQEMAEGARAMMATLEVFALKSESLTPVKR
- a CDS encoding response regulator, translated to MIFSLGAVDDDEEILYTLDAMASSQGWSIRTTSDPHTALGWVEEGMVDILLVDYHMPVMSGLELIRRARQTSTSTVIIALTVEQDQEVARGLFIAGADDFVSKPVRLVDFSARIALHGELSRYRKSAGWESSQKGMAEPTARMVMDVLVSSPDALSASEVGQRAGIAYPTAHRYLEYLARKGQIQRERRHEDGKSGRPKTYYSPVD